A single region of the Ancylobacter novellus DSM 506 genome encodes:
- a CDS encoding alpha/beta fold hydrolase: MGYVTTKDGVEIFYKDWGPKDAQPIFFHHGWPLSSDDWDAQMLYFLGKGFRVVANDRRGHGRSAQVSEGHDMDHYAADASAVVEHLDLRNAVHIGHSTGGGQVARYVAKFGEPQGRVAKAVLVSAVPPLMVKTESNPEGLPLEVFDGFRAALAANRAQFFLDVPTGPFYGFNRPGATVSQGVIQNWWRQGMIGSAKAHYEGIKAFSETDQTEDLKAISVPTLVMHGDDDQIVPIVAAAHKSIKLLKNGTLKIYPGFPHGMLTTHADVLNPDLLAFIKG; encoded by the coding sequence ATGGGTTACGTAACGACCAAGGACGGCGTCGAGATCTTCTACAAGGATTGGGGTCCGAAGGACGCCCAGCCGATCTTCTTCCATCACGGCTGGCCGCTGAGCTCGGACGACTGGGACGCCCAGATGCTGTACTTCCTCGGCAAGGGCTTCCGCGTCGTCGCCAATGACCGCCGCGGCCATGGCCGCTCGGCCCAGGTGAGCGAGGGCCATGATATGGACCACTACGCCGCCGACGCCAGCGCGGTGGTGGAGCATCTCGACCTGCGCAACGCCGTCCATATCGGCCATTCGACCGGCGGCGGCCAGGTCGCCCGCTATGTGGCGAAGTTCGGCGAGCCGCAGGGCCGCGTCGCCAAGGCGGTGCTGGTCTCCGCCGTGCCGCCGCTGATGGTGAAGACCGAGTCCAACCCGGAAGGCCTGCCGCTCGAAGTGTTCGACGGCTTCCGCGCCGCGCTCGCCGCCAACCGCGCGCAGTTCTTCCTCGATGTCCCCACCGGGCCGTTCTACGGCTTCAACCGCCCGGGCGCGACGGTCTCGCAGGGCGTGATCCAGAATTGGTGGCGCCAGGGCATGATCGGCAGCGCCAAGGCGCATTACGAAGGCATCAAGGCCTTCTCCGAGACCGACCAGACCGAGGACCTGAAGGCGATCTCCGTGCCGACGCTGGTCATGCACGGCGACGACGACCAGATCGTGCCGATCGTCGCGGCGGCCCACAAGTCGATCAAGCTGCTGAAGAACGGCACGCTGAAGATCTATCCGGGCTTCCCGCACGGCATGCTCACCACCCATGCCGACGTGCTGAACCCGGACCTGCTCGCCTTCATCAAGGGCTGA
- a CDS encoding response regulator transcription factor: MTSLSNGALAGQPVVAIVDDEPDVRRGLDRFIRSLDLDTRLYASAEEVLEDAELLSAVVCLVSDVQMPRMSGLDLQLALRARNHSFPVIFVTAYPDESLEARAMAQGAFAFFGKPFNTDMFAATLLRAIGRETAQY; the protein is encoded by the coding sequence GTGACGTCACTTTCCAACGGCGCGCTCGCGGGACAACCGGTGGTCGCCATTGTCGACGATGAGCCGGATGTTCGTCGTGGGCTCGATCGCTTCATCCGGTCGCTCGATCTCGACACACGCCTCTATGCCAGCGCCGAGGAAGTGCTGGAGGACGCCGAGCTGCTCTCGGCCGTGGTCTGCCTCGTCTCCGACGTGCAGATGCCGCGGATGAGCGGGCTCGACCTGCAACTGGCGCTGCGCGCCCGCAACCACAGCTTCCCGGTGATCTTCGTCACCGCCTATCCGGACGAGAGCCTCGAGGCGCGGGCGATGGCGCAGGGCGCCTTCGCCTTCTTCGGCAAGCCGTTTAACACGGACATGTTCGCTGCGACGCTGCTGCGCGCCATCGGCCGCGAAACGGCGCAGTACTGA
- a CDS encoding response regulator transcription factor gives MQRYQNIPQAKLGVSEAGSVGRVYVVDDDASVRAALSSLLRSLDLEVRAFPGVDQFRAEADATAPACLLLDVRMPGISGLEFQDQLAGFAPDLPVIFITGHGDVPMSVRAMKAGAVDFLQKPWSEQAVLDAVFSALARSRARAQVSSERDALARRAATLTPREREVMLLVTRGLANKQIAYELGLQLITVKIHRGNVMRKMHAASLVDLVMQAKTLGLAGGD, from the coding sequence TTGCAGAGGTACCAAAATATCCCGCAGGCCAAGCTTGGCGTCAGCGAGGCCGGATCGGTGGGGCGCGTCTATGTCGTGGACGACGACGCCAGCGTGCGCGCCGCGCTGAGCAGCCTGCTGCGTTCGCTCGATCTGGAAGTCCGGGCGTTCCCCGGCGTCGACCAGTTCCGCGCCGAGGCGGATGCCACCGCGCCTGCCTGCCTGCTGCTCGATGTGCGCATGCCCGGCATTTCCGGCCTCGAATTCCAGGACCAGCTCGCCGGTTTCGCCCCCGATCTGCCGGTGATCTTCATCACCGGCCATGGCGACGTGCCGATGAGCGTGCGGGCGATGAAGGCCGGCGCGGTCGACTTCCTGCAGAAGCCGTGGAGCGAGCAGGCCGTGCTCGACGCGGTGTTCTCCGCCCTCGCGCGCAGCCGGGCCAGGGCGCAGGTGAGCTCCGAACGTGATGCGCTGGCGCGGCGCGCGGCCACGCTCACTCCGCGCGAGCGGGAGGTGATGCTGCTGGTGACGCGCGGGCTCGCCAACAAGCAGATCGCCTATGAGCTCGGCCTGCAGCTGATCACCGTGAAGATCCACCGCGGCAATGTCATGCGCAAGATGCACGCCGCCTCGCTGGTCGATCTGGTGATGCAGGCGAAGACGCTCGGCCTGGCCGGCGGCGACTGA
- a CDS encoding AEC family transporter, whose translation MMFQAILLALAPVFFVMALGYGAGRLGVVDHRHVDGFNALVMDFALPASIFVATASAPRDETLAQAPLFAILGGVMLAVYLGWYAFARISGGAAARLILSAQSFRPDWKVIGATIMGDVVRPLLTAAVVFTLAVAIALLSPF comes from the coding sequence ATGATGTTCCAGGCCATCCTTCTGGCGCTGGCGCCCGTGTTCTTCGTCATGGCGCTGGGCTACGGCGCCGGACGGCTGGGCGTCGTCGACCATCGCCATGTGGATGGCTTCAACGCGCTGGTGATGGACTTCGCGCTGCCGGCGTCGATCTTCGTCGCCACCGCCTCGGCCCCGCGCGACGAGACGCTGGCGCAGGCGCCGCTCTTCGCCATCCTCGGCGGCGTCATGCTGGCGGTCTATCTCGGCTGGTATGCCTTCGCCCGGATCAGCGGCGGTGCGGCGGCCAGGCTCATCCTGTCGGCGCAGTCGTTCCGGCCGGACTGGAAGGTCATCGGCGCGACCATCATGGGCGACGTCGTGCGGCCGCTGCTCACCGCCGCCGTGGTGTTCACCCTGGCGGTCGCCATCGCCCTGCTGTCGCCGTTCTGA
- a CDS encoding DUF3775 domain-containing protein, translating into MAKQPGNDEGTDDASPLTISPEKVCFIIIKAKEFDAKDELTDPDPGSNPSDDNDIAVLEDHGDDPVVEELTSFINALSEDEQIDLVALAWLGRDDYDAGDWESVREEAAGKHNDRTAAYLLGMPLIGDFLEEGLSLLGYSCEEFETGRL; encoded by the coding sequence ATGGCGAAACAGCCAGGGAATGACGAGGGGACCGACGACGCATCCCCGCTGACCATCTCGCCGGAGAAGGTCTGCTTCATCATCATCAAGGCGAAGGAGTTCGACGCCAAGGACGAGCTGACCGATCCCGATCCCGGCTCCAACCCGTCCGACGACAACGACATCGCGGTGCTGGAGGATCATGGCGACGACCCCGTCGTCGAGGAATTGACCTCCTTCATCAACGCGCTGTCGGAAGACGAGCAGATCGACCTCGTGGCACTGGCCTGGCTCGGGCGCGACGATTACGACGCCGGCGACTGGGAGAGCGTGCGCGAGGAGGCGGCCGGCAAGCACAATGACCGCACTGCCGCCTATCTGCTCGGCATGCCGCTGATCGGCGACTTCCTCGAAGAGGGGCTGTCGCTGCTCGGCTATTCCTGTGAGGAATTCGAGACCGGCCGGCTCTGA
- a CDS encoding (2Fe-2S)-binding protein: MSFTLNVNGTTHAVDVDGDTPLLWVLRDVIGLTGTKFGCGIAMCGACTVHLDGMAVRACVTPVETVGAAAVTTIEAIGATDEGARVQKAWLDEEVVQCGYCQSGQIMSAAALLAVNPSPTDADIDAVMAGNICRCGTYPRIRAAIKQAATELAGGEGR, translated from the coding sequence ATGTCCTTTACGCTCAACGTCAATGGCACGACCCATGCGGTCGACGTCGACGGCGACACGCCCCTGCTCTGGGTGCTGCGCGACGTCATCGGCCTGACCGGCACCAAGTTCGGCTGCGGCATCGCCATGTGCGGCGCCTGCACCGTGCATCTCGACGGCATGGCGGTGCGCGCCTGCGTCACCCCCGTCGAGACCGTCGGCGCGGCCGCCGTCACCACCATCGAGGCGATCGGCGCCACCGACGAGGGTGCGCGCGTGCAGAAGGCCTGGCTCGACGAGGAGGTCGTGCAATGCGGCTATTGCCAGTCCGGCCAGATCATGTCGGCCGCGGCGCTGCTGGCGGTGAATCCGTCGCCCACCGACGCCGACATCGACGCGGTGATGGCCGGGAACATCTGCCGCTGCGGCACCTATCCGCGCATCCGCGCCGCCATCAAGCAGGCGGCGACCGAACTCGCCGGCGGGGAGGGCCGCTGA
- a CDS encoding xanthine dehydrogenase family protein molybdopterin-binding subunit yields the protein MGVLATAMAGELSRRSFLISAVFAGGSLVVGPRLIPSAGAAENTALNPFIRIPSAGKIELVIPSAEMGQGVYMGISTLIAEELEVTLDQIQAVPAPADPEVYGHPVLRDQITGGSVTIRGFYEPMRRAGATARVMLIAAAAREWGVEPSSCRAEAGEVLHPASGRHVAYGALAAKAAVLPVPETVELKPASEFKLIGKPHLRIDTPAKVNGTAKFGLDARPEGVAFAAVMISPSFGGTLKAVDDTEALKIKGVRHIVKLSDAVAVVADHTGAARKGLAALHLTWDAGPNGGLDTAELERRIETAMDGEALVALDHGDVAAAEAAGGPGIEAVYRMPILAHSAMEPMNCTVHVRPDSCDVWVGTQVVARARQGVAAVTGLPLDKVTVHNQFLGGGFGRRLDYDGVTMAVRVARQVDGPVQVVWSREEDIRHDSYRYLNLSRLSLRLGPDGMPVSWRHRVVGPAVMARFLQLLFKDGIDLDQTGGAESPYDIANKRVEFVRHEAPQGMLTGNWRGVGPTRNAPALEGGIDEAAHLAGRDPVAYRRALLTKNPRLRGVLDLAAERAGWGAPLGPDRGRGIALMPDFGSYSAMVAQVHVAGDGRLTVERIVCAVDCGQVVNPGVLRQQIESGVVYGLSAALYGRLTMENGAIVEGNFDDAPVLRINECPPIEVHIVASTESPGGVGELGTPGVAPALMNAIFAATGKRLRSLPLDTSQLKRT from the coding sequence ATGGGCGTCCTCGCAACCGCCATGGCGGGCGAGCTCTCCCGCCGCTCCTTCCTGATCTCCGCCGTCTTCGCCGGCGGCAGCCTGGTGGTCGGCCCGCGCCTGATCCCGTCGGCCGGCGCGGCCGAGAACACCGCGCTGAACCCCTTCATCCGCATTCCGTCGGCCGGCAAGATCGAGCTGGTCATCCCCTCCGCCGAGATGGGGCAGGGCGTCTATATGGGCATCTCGACCCTCATCGCCGAGGAACTCGAGGTCACGCTCGACCAGATCCAGGCGGTGCCCGCGCCGGCCGATCCGGAGGTCTACGGCCATCCGGTGCTGCGCGATCAGATCACCGGCGGCTCGGTCACCATTCGCGGCTTCTACGAGCCGATGCGGCGCGCCGGCGCCACGGCGCGGGTCATGCTGATCGCCGCCGCGGCACGCGAATGGGGCGTCGAGCCTTCCTCCTGCCGCGCCGAGGCCGGCGAGGTGCTGCATCCCGCCAGCGGGCGCCACGTCGCCTATGGCGCGCTCGCCGCAAAGGCGGCCGTCCTGCCGGTGCCGGAGACAGTCGAATTGAAGCCGGCTTCCGAGTTCAAGCTGATCGGCAAGCCGCATCTGCGCATCGATACGCCGGCCAAGGTCAACGGCACGGCGAAGTTCGGCCTCGATGCCCGGCCCGAGGGCGTGGCGTTCGCGGCCGTGATGATCAGCCCGAGCTTCGGCGGCACGCTGAAGGCAGTGGACGATACCGAGGCGCTGAAGATCAAGGGCGTGCGGCATATCGTGAAGCTGAGCGATGCCGTCGCCGTGGTCGCCGACCATACCGGCGCCGCCCGCAAGGGGCTCGCCGCGCTGCATCTCACCTGGGATGCCGGACCCAATGGCGGGCTCGACACTGCCGAGCTGGAGCGCCGCATCGAGACCGCCATGGACGGCGAGGCGCTGGTGGCGCTCGACCACGGCGATGTCGCGGCGGCGGAAGCGGCCGGCGGCCCGGGCATCGAGGCGGTCTATCGCATGCCGATCCTCGCCCATTCGGCGATGGAGCCGATGAACTGCACGGTTCATGTGCGCCCGGACTCCTGCGACGTCTGGGTCGGCACGCAAGTGGTGGCGCGCGCCCGCCAGGGCGTCGCCGCAGTCACCGGGCTGCCGCTCGACAAGGTGACGGTGCACAACCAGTTCCTCGGCGGCGGCTTCGGCCGGCGGCTCGACTATGACGGCGTCACCATGGCCGTGCGGGTCGCCCGGCAGGTTGACGGACCCGTTCAGGTGGTGTGGAGCCGCGAGGAGGACATCCGCCACGACAGCTACCGCTACCTCAACCTCAGCCGGCTGAGCCTCAGGCTCGGGCCGGACGGTATGCCGGTCTCCTGGCGCCACCGTGTGGTCGGCCCGGCGGTGATGGCGCGCTTCCTGCAGCTTTTGTTCAAGGACGGCATAGACCTCGACCAGACCGGCGGCGCCGAGAGCCCTTACGATATCGCCAACAAGCGCGTCGAATTCGTTCGCCACGAGGCGCCGCAGGGCATGCTGACCGGCAATTGGCGCGGCGTCGGCCCGACCCGCAATGCGCCGGCGCTTGAGGGCGGCATCGACGAGGCGGCGCATCTCGCCGGCCGCGACCCGGTCGCCTATCGCCGCGCCCTTCTCACCAAAAATCCGCGGCTGCGCGGCGTGCTCGACCTCGCCGCCGAGCGTGCGGGCTGGGGCGCCCCACTCGGTCCGGATCGCGGGCGCGGCATCGCGCTGATGCCGGATTTCGGCAGCTACTCGGCGATGGTGGCGCAGGTGCACGTCGCCGGTGACGGTAGGCTCACGGTCGAGCGCATCGTCTGCGCCGTCGATTGCGGGCAGGTCGTCAATCCCGGCGTGCTGCGCCAGCAGATCGAGAGCGGCGTGGTCTACGGCCTCAGCGCCGCGCTCTACGGCCGGCTGACCATGGAAAACGGCGCCATCGTCGAGGGCAATTTCGACGACGCGCCGGTGCTGCGCATCAACGAGTGCCCGCCCATCGAGGTGCACATCGTCGCCAGCACCGAATCCCCCGGCGGCGTCGGCGAGCTTGGCACGCCGGGCGTGGCGCCGGCGCTGATGAACGCGATCTTCGCCGCCACCGGCAAGCGCCTGCGCTCGCTGCCGCTCGACACCTCCCAGCTGAAGAGGACGTGA